In Flavobacterium sp. 83, the genomic window TTAACTGTAACCATAGCTGTTACACTTGTAGTATTACAACCTGTTCCAGTTGGTTGTTTAATAACACAATAATAATAAAGTGTGCCTACGTTAGAAGTTGGAGGCAAAAAAGTATTATTTATTTCCCCTAAAATTAAAAAACCTCCAATATTTGAATTTGAAATAGAAGAAAACCATTGATAAGAATAATTGGAACCTAATCCTCCAGAAGCTGCAACCGATAAAACCGTAGCATTAGAATTTTGACAAACAGTTTGTGTTGTTAGTGGTTGTGTTATTACCGTTGGGTCGTTTACAACAACTATCTGTGCCAAGTTACTTGTAATTGAATTACAACCTCCTCCGCTATAAGTGATAACTACATAATAATTATACGTTTGTACAATAGTTAGAGCCGGAGGTGTATAAGTTGCCGAATTAGTTCCTACTTGCGTTCCTCCAGTTGGTGAATTGTTTGTAGTACTATACCATTGATAACTTGGTGTGCCAGTTCCTCCAGAAGAAGTTACAGAAAGTGGAGAAGAAATTGTTCCTCCAACGCAACTATTTTGTGTGGTTAATGGTTGAGTACTTATTGTTGGTTGCGGATTAATAGTTATAATAGCCTTATCCGAAGTTATACTGGTACATCCTCCAGACGAGAAAGTAATGATGCAGTAATAACTCGTTGTTACCGTATTTGTTGGTCTATAGGTATCAATTGTTGCTCCTGATTTTGGTCCATTGTCATCATACCATTGATACGTTGCTGTACCAGTTCCATTACTGAAAGCGACCGTTAAAGGAGCAAGAGTTCCAACCCCACAAACAGCTGCCGATTGTGGATTTATTGTAATTTGTGGTGCCGTCACCACAACTACGGTTGCTATATTGCTTTTTATAGAACATCCTAGACCACTTTGAGAAACCAAGCAATAGTAATAGAAAGTCCCAACAACATCAGTTGGTGGTAAATAGCTTGAAGAATTTATACCCACTGGATTTCCACCTGTATTTATAGGATTTGAAGTAGAATACCATTGATAATTAAAGATACCTATTCCGTCAGTAGCCGTTACTATTAATGATGTAGCAGCAGAATTTCTACATTGTGTTTGAGTTACCAATGGTTGAACAGTAATACTAGGATCAGCAATTACAACTACTTCTGAAAATGTACTAGTAGCGGTTCCGCAACCATTACCATTTGCACTCACTATTGCATAATAATAAAATGTCCCAATAGCATTAAAAACGGGTAGTGCATAAGTTGACGAATTAGTTCCAACAGGAGTTGCGCCAATTGTAGAATTGGTGGTGTTAGAATACCATTGGTAAGTTAACGTTCCGGTTCCGCCAGTTGCCGTGACCGATAACGGCAATGGAATTGATCCTCCCACACATAGATTTTGTGTAGCTGTTGGTTGTGTATTTATTGTTACACCCGCATTTACGATGATGGGAACAGCATTTGATTTTATATTCGGACAACTTCCAGAAGAAGAAAAAGTAACTTCACAAAAATAATAAATAGTTCCCAAAGTGGATGGAGGTGTATAATTTCCATCAATTGTTGAAGTATTTACTAATGTTGAAGTATTACTATTGGTATCTCCAGTTGTATTTGAATACCATTTGTAAGTTGTATTTCCACTTACTGGAGTTGGTGTTATTGAAACTGATAGCGGTGTTGCTATTCCTCCTGAACAAATTGTACTTCCTGTCGGTTGTGTTATTGTTGGAGCTGGATTTATAATAATATCATAAGTATTTGTCGAAGGACAACCGTTTAAAGTTGAAATAATTGTCAGAGTAACCATTTTGGGTTGATTATTTGAATTGCTGATGGTTAACGCTGGAATTGAATTTGCATTTCCTGACGAAGGATTTACACTTACACCAGCAGGAATTGTTGTAGCCGACCAAGAAAAAGTTGTACCACTTTGAGCCGTTAAAGGTAAAACTGTTGTAGTTGACCCCGAACAAATGGTTTGTGTTGCTGGACTTAAAGTACCTAAAGTTGGTGCGGTACCAATAGCAAAAGTCTGAGTACTAGTTACAGAATTTGCACATCCATTGGCAGTAGATATAAATAATGAAACTGTTTTTGAACCTCCTGTAGCATAAGTAACTTGTGGCGCAAGCTGACTGGAAGTTACTGGTGTACCCCCCGGAAAACTCCAATTATAAACCAATTCAGAAGTAGCAAAGCCACAGTTTTTAACATTTGCAGTGGGGCTTATTATTGTTGTTCCTGAACTACCACCACACAAATTCGCAATTGGGTCGACGCTAGCAACGGGCGGTTTTTTAACAATTAAGGTTTGCATAATTGATTGAACCATACCACAGGAATTAGTCATTTGCAATTGAATTGAATAATTTCCTGGAGCCGTAAAATTGAATAATGGATTTTGAGAAGCCGAAGTCGTACTGTTTAAATAAGTAGGATCTGATGCCAAAACATCACAATCTAAATCGGTATGAGTTACTGTCCATAAATATTGAATGGGTGTAACACAATTTGAAACGACATTAGGAGTTGACGCATTTACCGATAAAGGTGCACAATTACTAGCATTAGCTGGCATCAAACTAATTGTTGGCGTTGTTAATGCGGGTTCTATGCAGATTGTTTTGGTAATGCTTTTGATATCGCAACTATTCCCAATAAATAATGTTATTGAGTAATTTCCAATAGTATTAAAATTAATTGATGGAGCATTGACTCCATTATTCCAACTATCAATATCATTTGCATTGCCTCCTTTACTTCCTAAACCTGTTGCGTTCCAACCCGTTGCAGGCGAAATTACCCAATAAAGTGAAGGGGATGAAACACAGCCGTTTTGGCCGATTATTGAACCTGAATTAGATGTATTTAAAATATTTACTGTAGTATTAACGCATCCTGGGTTTGGAAAGATTGTAAAACTTGGAGTTGGTGGTGTATTTACTATAATTGGACCAACTGTTGTAAATGCTGGCGGAAAACAAGGATTGGTAATTGTCATTGACGCCACGAATGAATTAGGTATGGACCCAGATCCTGTCGGATTATTACCGCAAGATGAAGTGTTGTAAGTATGTGAAACTGACGATGGTGCATTCGGATGAATATAAGTTATAGATTGACCATCTCCAAAATCTATAATATATTGAGTTCCAGGAACATTTCCAGCAGGTGCAATAATTGGAAAATCAATTGTTTTAGGACTGCAACCAGAAAGGTTACCTGGGTTACCCAAAGAACCAGACGGGGTATTTCCCACAAAAATCCCATAGTTTTTACTGTAGACACAACCTTGATTTGTTGTTAATGATATATTTAATGTATAAAAACCTTGATTATAAGTATGTGTTAGGTTTGTTGCAAAACTTGTTAGATTTAGAATCGGACTAGCATCACCCCAATTTAAAGTATAAGACGAAACTTGACTTTGATTTAATGTTTCATTTACTATGTTAATTATACCAGTTGGACTAGTAATACATCTTGTAAAATATAATGTGTTTTGAAAAGTAACCGAAGTAGTACTTCCATTAGCACCCAAAACAGGGTCGATTTTGGAATAAACATTAACTACAATCGATTGGGAAGTTGAAATACAACCATTAGAATTAGTTACTGTTATAGTGTAATTTCCACTACTAGTAGCAGTATAATTATTTGAAGTTGCATTAGGAATTGCAATATTATTTAAATTCCACTGATAATTCAACCCCGAAACATTTGATGTTGAAAGAACAATATTTTTGCCTTCACAGAATGTAGTAGTACCACTACTAATAATTATTGGAACTGCTGGTAGAGCATTTACCGTTACAGTTGCACTACTAGTACTTGTTTGTTCAATAGTTGGATTTGCAGTATCGTGAACACTAATTAAAGTATAAACAAAACTATCAACCGCACTAGTTGGAGCAGAAACGCTAACACTGTTTCCTGAA contains:
- a CDS encoding PKD domain-containing protein, with protein sequence MKHLYKIIFLFILIISVNNLNAKSNHLHFGLDKIIIKEEVNNLVLPTATITTNDASVCVGGIAPIITFTGIGGTAPYTFTYKIGTGGNQTIVTTSGNSVSVSAPTSAVDSFVYTLISVHDTANPTIEQTSTSSATVTVNALPAVPIIISSGTTTFCEGKNIVLSTSNVSGLNYQWNLNNIAIPNATSNNYTATSSGNYTITVTNSNGCISTSQSIVVNVYSKIDPVLGANGSTTSVTFQNTLYFTRCITSPTGIINIVNETLNQSQVSSYTLNWGDASPILNLTSFATNLTHTYNQGFYTLNISLTTNQGCVYSKNYGIFVGNTPSGSLGNPGNLSGCSPKTIDFPIIAPAGNVPGTQYIIDFGDGQSITYIHPNAPSSVSHTYNTSSCGNNPTGSGSIPNSFVASMTITNPCFPPAFTTVGPIIVNTPPTPSFTIFPNPGCVNTTVNILNTSNSGSIIGQNGCVSSPSLYWVISPATGWNATGLGSKGGNANDIDSWNNGVNAPSINFNTIGNYSITLFIGNSCDIKSITKTICIEPALTTPTISLMPANASNCAPLSVNASTPNVVSNCVTPIQYLWTVTHTDLDCDVLASDPTYLNSTTSASQNPLFNFTAPGNYSIQLQMTNSCGMVQSIMQTLIVKKPPVASVDPIANLCGGSSGTTIISPTANVKNCGFATSELVYNWSFPGGTPVTSSQLAPQVTYATGGSKTVSLFISTANGCANSVTSTQTFAIGTAPTLGTLSPATQTICSGSTTTVLPLTAQSGTTFSWSATTIPAGVSVNPSSGNANSIPALTISNSNNQPKMVTLTIISTLNGCPSTNTYDIIINPAPTITQPTGSTICSGGIATPLSVSITPTPVSGNTTYKWYSNTTGDTNSNTSTLVNTSTIDGNYTPPSTLGTIYYFCEVTFSSSGSCPNIKSNAVPIIVNAGVTINTQPTATQNLCVGGSIPLPLSVTATGGTGTLTYQWYSNTTNSTIGATPVGTNSSTYALPVFNAIGTFYYYAIVSANGNGCGTATSTFSEVVVIADPSITVQPLVTQTQCRNSAATSLIVTATDGIGIFNYQWYSTSNPINTGGNPVGINSSSYLPPTDVVGTFYYYCLVSQSGLGCSIKSNIATVVVVTAPQITINPQSAAVCGVGTLAPLTVAFSNGTGTATYQWYDDNGPKSGATIDTYRPTNTVTTSYYCIITFSSGGCTSITSDKAIITINPQPTISTQPLTTQNSCVGGTISSPLSVTSSGGTGTPSYQWYSTTNNSPTGGTQVGTNSATYTPPALTIVQTYNYYVVITYSGGGCNSITSNLAQIVVVNDPTVITQPLTTQTVCQNSNATVLSVAASGGLGSNYSYQWFSSISNSNIGGFLILGEINNTFLPPTSNVGTLYYYCVIKQPTGTGCNTTSVTAMVTVNLAPAFTTTLVSSDICLGQIPSQLKVVTNSDALSPIYQWYYNPNNLNSGGTLLSGETNAAFNPPASAAGTQYYYCVVTFSSITGNCSEIISSPVKVIINQPPVVFNKTAIICSGNSFTVLPVNSGLEIVPIGTTYTWTNPTINPPNSITGASAQSIPQTNISQTLINSTTSPATVIYTVTPLSGVCMGHSFTVIVTVNPAISAIVNSNNSTCFGINNGTIQTNITGGIPFSSGVPYQISWNGPNGFASSASSISNLVPGDYTLSITDAGGCPITNTYTISEPNDISIATDLEKDVTCFNEANGAIAITITGGTLGYTFAWTKNGIAFATTKDLTNLNPGIYVVTVSDTNNCSPKTATFTITEPPILAVNLVNQNNILCFGQPTGTITVNVVGGTLPYTYSWTGPNGVTSSNQNLTNVLAGTYNLLVTDNLGCIKTLSVTLTQPTAILITATTSPIICYGGNDASITLSITGGIAPYKIVWNTLASGLFQDNLSAGDYLITVTDANNCVKTLNVNIPEAPIFTINPVVKQISCFGMNDGSINLNLVGGITPLRLVWSDGSAAGLTRNNLGPGSYTVTIIDSKPCTIISTFIIQEPQKLILSANVIHAFDCDDANSGAINLLVAGGTPPFTYSWSNGALTEDLSNIPAGNYLISVIDSRACSITAQYVINRQPPIVIGVETKTDFNCETKYVKQTFVAQVSGGVPPYQLVWSSGTVSGLNNEMMNTNQNGTSILYVTDNMGCKANYTFNVDLPILGMPSFSPSSYGYTTYGTYSINDPIQFTNSATGDFVSVTWDFGDGTFSSEQNPIHTFINPKDYVVTQTVTYPFGCIYTQKITFIVGKGYLLVVPNAFTPNNDNLNDTFRPVTKALKNVRLDIYDTWGSLIYSETGAILRGWDAKIKGFNAENGNYYCKVSGETFYGTIVNENHPFVLIK